In Candidatus Cohnella colombiensis, one DNA window encodes the following:
- a CDS encoding extracellular solute-binding protein, with product MKKYLVLLVAVMMVFTIVACGSNNNNSSSSSDGKNDSSAVPATKDAEKSPDEQITLKFFTALADRTNGAGKVEQDIIDAYMNENPNVKIEVEALQDEPYKAKIKVYASTNAIPDIIQSWGQSSFIKPLIDNDMLLEINASEFANLDFVPGAMDGFIQDGKVYGVPRSADFFVLYYNKKIFNDNNVKVPETLPELLEASKQLRAKGINPITTNALDGWSLPIWYEYAAQRYTGDFNKIDNILKGQGTFSGDADFLAAASDLQALAENKALADGFLTADYGTSRNLFGQGQAAMYLMGNWEAGLATDENFPEEVRNNIAAISYPTSDKGKATDVAAWFGGGYSISKNSKNSEAAIAFLKYFFKPENWAKQVWQNGAGTPAQSFTDYLTGQESVLQKQLVDIFGSISSSSGTPMHDMGTDEFKTKVMEAHQKLLGKQINAEQFLKELDDAVALIK from the coding sequence ATGAAGAAATACCTAGTCTTACTTGTAGCTGTCATGATGGTGTTCACAATCGTGGCATGTGGCTCTAACAACAACAATAGTAGCAGTAGCAGCGACGGTAAGAATGATTCAAGTGCTGTACCTGCAACCAAGGATGCTGAAAAATCGCCGGATGAACAAATTACATTGAAGTTCTTTACTGCGCTAGCAGATCGTACGAACGGTGCAGGTAAAGTCGAGCAAGATATCATTGATGCGTACATGAATGAAAATCCGAATGTCAAGATTGAGGTAGAAGCACTTCAAGATGAACCGTATAAAGCGAAAATTAAAGTGTACGCTTCTACGAATGCGATTCCTGACATTATTCAATCCTGGGGACAATCGTCGTTCATTAAGCCGCTAATCGATAATGATATGCTGCTAGAAATCAACGCTTCGGAATTTGCGAATCTTGACTTCGTTCCAGGAGCAATGGACGGCTTCATTCAAGATGGTAAAGTATATGGCGTACCTAGAAGCGCAGACTTCTTCGTTCTCTATTACAATAAGAAGATTTTCAACGACAATAATGTGAAGGTGCCTGAGACGTTGCCAGAACTTCTTGAGGCATCTAAACAACTGAGAGCAAAAGGAATCAATCCGATTACGACAAATGCATTGGATGGCTGGTCATTACCAATCTGGTATGAATATGCAGCGCAACGCTACACAGGCGATTTTAACAAAATTGATAATATATTAAAGGGACAAGGTACATTCTCTGGTGATGCAGACTTCCTAGCAGCAGCTAGTGATTTGCAAGCATTAGCGGAAAATAAGGCATTGGCTGACGGTTTCTTGACAGCAGACTATGGAACTTCTCGTAACCTGTTCGGTCAAGGACAAGCGGCGATGTATTTGATGGGGAACTGGGAAGCTGGTTTAGCGACTGATGAGAACTTCCCTGAAGAGGTTCGTAATAATATCGCAGCGATTTCCTACCCAACATCTGATAAAGGTAAAGCAACAGATGTAGCTGCTTGGTTCGGTGGCGGTTATTCCATCTCGAAAAATTCTAAAAATTCCGAAGCAGCGATTGCATTTTTGAAATATTTCTTCAAGCCTGAAAATTGGGCGAAGCAAGTATGGCAAAATGGCGCGGGTACGCCTGCTCAGTCCTTCACTGATTATTTGACAGGTCAAGAATCCGTGCTTCAAAAGCAACTAGTTGATATTTTCGGTTCCATCTCCTCCTCGAGCGGTACACCAATGCATGACATGGGTACAGACGAGTTCAAGACAAAGGTGATGGAAGCTCATCAGAAGCTGCTCGGCAAACAAATTAATGCAGAGCAATTCCTTAAAGAGCTAGATGATGCAGTTGCACTAATCAAATAA
- a CDS encoding sugar ABC transporter permease, translating to MHKLLSNRITILWLVAPSMLLFLGMVCFPVLMSGYYGMTDWRGIGAYEFVGFTNYWNILFHDEVFWRSLWNALLLLAATLLIQHPIALLFSILVMNGGRFEKLYRTIFFLPAVISIVVTSKMWVSVFHPNYGMLNKLLDGIGLSMLKQDWLGDPKLAIWCVIIVVMWQGFGYALLLYYAGLQGIPKDIYEAAELDGAGRISLYTKVVIPLLRPMMRVAVVIAVTACLKQMETIFLMTNGGPANTTQFVGNYIYKTAFSSSLYGYGNAISVIFVIICLIITVVMNKAFSKDVGEF from the coding sequence ATGCATAAATTATTAAGCAATCGGATCACCATTCTATGGCTGGTCGCGCCTAGTATGTTGTTGTTTCTCGGCATGGTATGTTTCCCTGTTTTAATGAGTGGATATTACGGGATGACGGATTGGCGCGGAATTGGAGCCTATGAATTTGTGGGGTTCACAAACTATTGGAATATTTTGTTTCACGATGAAGTGTTCTGGCGTTCGCTATGGAATGCACTGTTACTGCTAGCAGCAACACTGCTTATTCAGCATCCGATCGCATTGCTGTTCTCTATTCTTGTTATGAACGGAGGTAGATTCGAAAAGCTTTATCGAACGATTTTCTTTCTACCTGCGGTAATTTCCATTGTTGTCACTTCAAAAATGTGGGTAAGCGTATTCCATCCTAATTACGGGATGTTAAATAAACTGCTCGATGGCATAGGACTTTCCATGCTAAAGCAGGATTGGCTCGGCGATCCGAAGCTGGCCATCTGGTGCGTTATTATTGTTGTGATGTGGCAAGGATTTGGCTATGCGTTATTGCTCTACTATGCAGGTTTACAAGGTATACCGAAGGATATATACGAAGCGGCTGAACTGGATGGAGCAGGACGTATTAGCTTATATACGAAAGTTGTCATCCCACTGCTTAGGCCAATGATGCGCGTTGCGGTGGTCATTGCCGTGACCGCCTGCTTGAAGCAGATGGAAACGATCTTCCTTATGACCAATGGCGGACCTGCTAATACGACACAATTCGTAGGCAACTACATATATAAAACTGCATTTTCATCGTCACTGTATGGCTATGGAAATGCGATTTCTGTTATTTTCGTTATCATTTGCCTAATCATCACGGTCGTCATGAACAAAGCGTTCAGCAAAGACGTCGGTGAGTTTTAA
- a CDS encoding carbohydrate ABC transporter permease, which produces MKTNLPILKSVQHLVLGLVAAVQIFPLIWLINYSFLKSGDFFGKSILKWPSSFQVENYKNAFTYGKVPLFMLNSFIITTVTIVVAAILSLMLSYAITRMEWKLRKATMAFVLLGMIVPIHATLLPNFILFDWLHLIDNPLSLIMPYIAFSLPISMLILSGFMETIPRSIEESAVIDGCSIYGVIFRILLPITKPAIATVCIMNFISWWNEFIMANTFLTSEKFKTLPFSIMKFAGQYSSNYGAQFAVMTMIALPTVIIYLMFTEQMSRGITAGAVKG; this is translated from the coding sequence ATGAAGACAAACTTGCCGATTTTAAAATCAGTTCAGCATCTTGTGCTTGGATTAGTTGCGGCGGTGCAAATTTTTCCACTGATTTGGCTAATTAATTACTCCTTCCTAAAAAGTGGTGACTTCTTCGGAAAGAGTATATTGAAGTGGCCCTCCAGCTTTCAGGTAGAGAATTATAAGAATGCATTTACTTACGGCAAAGTGCCGCTATTCATGCTGAACAGCTTTATCATTACGACCGTTACAATTGTGGTGGCAGCAATCCTTTCTTTAATGCTTAGCTATGCAATTACCCGAATGGAGTGGAAGCTACGTAAAGCAACAATGGCTTTTGTGCTATTAGGCATGATCGTACCGATTCATGCAACGCTGTTGCCTAACTTCATATTGTTCGATTGGCTTCACTTAATTGACAATCCGTTATCGCTTATTATGCCGTATATAGCGTTTTCTCTGCCGATCAGCATGTTGATTTTGTCTGGTTTTATGGAGACAATTCCTAGAAGTATTGAAGAATCTGCAGTCATTGATGGGTGCTCGATCTATGGCGTGATCTTCCGTATTCTGCTGCCGATTACGAAGCCTGCAATCGCTACTGTCTGCATAATGAATTTCATTAGCTGGTGGAATGAATTTATTATGGCGAATACGTTTTTGACTTCTGAGAAATTCAAGACGTTGCCATTCTCGATAATGAAATTCGCTGGACAATATTCTTCGAACTATGGCGCGCAATTTGCGGTCATGACGATGATCGCGTTGCCGACAGTTATTATCTACCTCATGTTTACGGAGCAAATGTCTCGTGGAATTACAGCGGGAGCTGTGAAAGGGTAA
- a CDS encoding helix-turn-helix domain-containing protein translates to MPRNKLNALEKLAILQEIEAGHIGVRAAVRKYGCAISTLANWQRRFRLYGYEGLEIRTHYRSYSEDIKLQAVMDYLNRGLSQNQVIDKYRIASRAALFNWIKKYNGHSSLKAYTGGTTAMTKGRKTTWQERIDIVLYCLANGQDYTKTAEQFQVSYQQVYGWVRKYAEGGQDALQDGRGRTKSPEELTEADRHRLATRKLEYENEQLRAENAFLKKLQEFERRRL, encoded by the coding sequence ATGCCTAGAAATAAACTAAACGCTTTAGAAAAATTGGCTATCCTTCAAGAGATCGAAGCTGGTCATATTGGAGTGAGAGCAGCTGTTAGGAAGTATGGCTGTGCCATATCTACGCTTGCAAATTGGCAACGTCGTTTTCGGTTATACGGTTACGAGGGATTAGAGATCCGCACACACTATCGTAGTTATTCCGAAGACATTAAGCTTCAAGCGGTTATGGATTATCTAAATCGGGGATTGTCGCAGAACCAAGTGATAGATAAGTATAGGATAGCTAGTCGAGCAGCTCTCTTCAATTGGATTAAGAAGTATAATGGTCATAGCAGCTTAAAAGCCTATACAGGGGGAACAACAGCTATGACTAAGGGACGCAAGACAACATGGCAGGAGAGGATCGACATTGTCCTGTACTGCCTTGCGAATGGACAAGACTACACGAAGACAGCAGAGCAGTTCCAGGTTTCTTACCAGCAAGTGTACGGATGGGTGAGAAAGTATGCAGAAGGCGGTCAGGATGCTTTACAGGATGGTAGAGGGCGTACCAAGTCGCCTGAAGAGTTAACCGAAGCCGATCGACATAGGCTCGCCACGAGGAAGTTGGAGTACGAGAATGAGCAACTCCGAGCGGAGAATGCCTTCTTAAAAAAGTTACAAGAGTTCGAAAGGAGGCGTCTTTAA
- a CDS encoding VWA domain-containing protein gives MSIDLKKKSEENLIDLRKKASISLEKKGLGGQVARVGIVLDISGSMDGLYRRGIVQNVAERCLALAMNFDDNGAADVFAFGIRDYEIGEIDQSNFYQFIEREILKKYKLEAGTQYAGVVKRIADKYYPNAITTTKKSGFLGFGGKTEVVVDGSRYRNDPPCYIFYLTDGDNQDKDEMRAVMREVSKLGIFFQFVGVGRDSFKFLNELDNLEGRYIDNANFFKVDNLDNISDDQLYDMILAEFPEWLKLAKSHQIIG, from the coding sequence TTGAGTATCGATCTTAAGAAGAAAAGTGAAGAAAACTTAATTGACCTTCGTAAAAAAGCGAGTATCTCGCTGGAGAAGAAGGGACTAGGTGGCCAAGTAGCAAGAGTAGGTATTGTCCTCGATATTTCAGGTTCGATGGATGGGCTATATCGACGCGGTATAGTGCAAAATGTGGCAGAGCGTTGCTTGGCGCTTGCGATGAACTTCGACGACAATGGTGCTGCTGACGTTTTTGCATTCGGAATTCGCGATTATGAAATTGGCGAAATCGATCAATCGAACTTCTATCAATTCATAGAACGTGAAATTTTGAAAAAGTACAAGCTTGAAGCAGGAACTCAATATGCAGGCGTCGTTAAACGAATTGCGGACAAATACTACCCTAATGCGATTACTACGACAAAAAAATCAGGCTTCCTTGGTTTTGGTGGGAAGACAGAAGTCGTCGTCGATGGTTCGCGATACCGCAACGATCCTCCATGCTACATTTTTTACTTAACAGACGGAGATAATCAAGATAAAGATGAGATGCGCGCAGTTATGCGAGAAGTATCGAAGCTTGGGATCTTTTTTCAATTCGTCGGGGTAGGTCGGGATAGCTTTAAGTTTTTGAACGAATTGGATAACCTTGAAGGTCGCTACATAGATAATGCGAATTTCTTCAAAGTAGACAATCTTGACAACATTTCGGATGATCAGCTGTACGATATGATTCTGGCTGAATTTCCTGAGTGGCTCAAACTTGCGAAAAGTCATCAAATTATCGGTTAA
- a CDS encoding TerD family protein: MAINLSKGQKVDLTKGNPGLANITVGLGWDTNKYDGGGQFDLDVSVFCTNGAGKVDSERNFIFYNNPQNENGSVLHTGDNLTGEGDGDDEQVKVQLGNVPAGIDKIAFTITIHDAAERNQNFGQVANAYARIVNDANGEEIIRFDLGEDFSIETGIVVGELYRHGSEWKFSAIGSGYKDGLAGLARDYGLNV; the protein is encoded by the coding sequence ATGGCAATTAACTTATCCAAAGGTCAGAAGGTTGATTTGACGAAGGGAAATCCAGGTTTAGCGAATATTACAGTTGGTCTAGGCTGGGATACAAATAAATATGATGGTGGCGGACAATTCGACTTGGACGTATCCGTGTTTTGCACGAATGGCGCAGGTAAAGTCGATAGCGAACGCAACTTTATTTTCTATAACAATCCACAAAATGAAAATGGCTCAGTCCTTCACACAGGCGATAACCTGACAGGTGAAGGCGATGGTGATGATGAGCAAGTTAAAGTGCAATTAGGCAACGTTCCTGCGGGCATAGACAAAATTGCGTTCACAATTACAATTCACGATGCAGCTGAGCGCAACCAGAACTTCGGCCAAGTGGCTAATGCGTATGCTCGTATTGTCAATGATGCGAATGGGGAAGAAATAATTCGCTTCGATCTAGGCGAAGATTTCTCAATTGAAACCGGAATCGTCGTAGGTGAATTATACCGTCATGGTAGCGAGTGGAAGTTCTCGGCAATTGGAAGTGGTTATAAAGACGGCTTGGCAGGTCTTGCACGCGATTATGGACTTAACGTTTAA